The Streptomyces sp. NBC_00454 DNA segment TGTGGCTGATCCTGGCCGGCTGGTGGCTGGCGCTCGGGCACATCGTCACCGGCATCGCGCTGTGCGTCACGATCATCGGAATCCCGTTCGGCATCGCGAACTTCAAGATGGTCCCGCTGTCCCTGCTCCCGCTGGGCCGCGAGATCGTCCCGACGGACGCGCCCTTCGCCTCGCGCTGAGCCCGCTGACCGCCGGGGAAACCGGGCAAGCCCCGCGTCGGCCGCGGAACGCCCGGGGGCGGTTCGCCCGCTCGTATTAAAGTTCCGCGTTGCGGACGCGCGACACGAACGCGCGCCACGAACAACGGGCAGGGAAGAACCGATGTCGACTGAGCCCTCCACGAACCCGTCGGTCACGACGACCCTCTCGGTCGTCGTGCCGATGTACAACGAGGAGGACGCGCTGCCCGCCCTGGTCGCGAGGCTGCGCCCGGCACTCGACGGCATGGACATCGGCTACGAGGTCGTCGCCGTCGACGACGGCAGCAAGGACCGCACCGCGGAGCTCCTGACGGAGTTCCAGGTGAAATGGCCCGAGCTGCGCATCGTGCGGCTGCGCGGGAACTCCGGCCACCAGGCCGCCCTCACCGCGGGCCTGCACAGCGCGGTCGGGGCCTACGTGGCCAGCCTCGACGCGGACCTCCAGGACCCGCCGGAGAAGATCCCGGAGATGCTCGGCCTGGCCCGCCGGGACCACCTCGACATCGTCTACGGGGTCCGCGCGGACCGGAGCACCGACACCGGCTTCAAGCGGCGCTCGGCCGGCGCCTACTACTGGCTGGTGCGCCGCCTGGTCGGCAAACAGGTACCCGCCCAGGCGGGCGACTTCCGGCTGCTGAGCCGCGCCGCGGTCGAAGCGGTCAAGTCCATGCCCGACCAGCACCAGGTCTACCGCCTGCTGGTGCCGTGGCTCGGCTTCCCGAGTGGACAGGTCACCTACCAGCGCGAAGAGCGGGTGGCGGGCGAGACCAAGTACCCGCTGAGCAAGATGATCAGGCTCGGCCTCGACAGCGTCATCAACTTCTCCGCCGCGCCGCTGCGCCTGGCGACCTGGCTGGGCGTGGCCAGCTTCTTCGGCTGCCTGCTGATGGTGGGCGCCACCCTGGCGATCTACCTGTGCGGCAAGACCGTCCCCGGCTGGACCTCGCTGTTCATCATGATGCTCTTCCTCGGGGGCGTGCAGCTGATCTGCGTCGGCCTGCTCGGCGAGTACATCGGCCGCATCTACACGGCCGTCCAGCGCCGGCCCACCTTCTTCGTCGGGTACGACTCGGCGCACTCCGCGAGCGAGACCCCTGCGGAGGGGGAGAACGGCCGATAGCGGCCCAGAGCGGGTAAAACCGCAGGTCGGGGCGATTGTCAGTGGGGTCGGTCACTATGAGTGCATGGATGAGACCGAGCAGTTGCTGAAGCAAGTCGCCGGACGTGCGCACGGCTCGCGGCAGGGGTACGTGGGGCCCGAGGGACCGCTCCCGGAGCCCCTGGACGCCGGGGCGCTGAGCCGGGCCGAGGGCATACTCGGCTTCGCCCTGCCGCCGCTGCTCGCAGGGCTCTACACCCGCGTCGCGAACGGCGGCTTCGGCCCCGAGTTCGGTCTGATGCCGCTGGAGCAGAGCGTCGCCGCGTACAGCTCCATGCGCACCTCCGCCTGGCGCTGGCCGGAGGGCGTGCTGCCGATAGCCGACTTCGGCTGCCACATGCAGGCCTGCGTGGACTGCCGGTCCGAATCCGCCCAGGTCCTGCTGTTCGAACCGAGCGCGGGCGAGCCCGATCTGGCCTGGTTCGTCGATGCGGCCAGCCTCGCCGACTGGCTGCGGGGCTGGCTCGACGGCACCGCCTGGTTCAGCGACGACTCGGGCGCGGGGGAGGAGTGGGACCTGGAGCTGACCCCGTGGGCCGAGTTCAGATCCCGGGTCTGAGCTGCTTGCGCACGCCGTAGGCCACCGCGCCCAGCGCCAGCACCGCGGCCCCCGTCACCGCCGACGCGGCGGGCAGCGCGCAGGCCAGCACCACACAGCCGGACAGCCCCGCCGCTGCCACGGCCCGGTCCTTGACACCTGAATCGAGAGTCCAGGCAGAAGCGTTCGCGATCGCGTAGTAGGCCAGCACGCCGAAGGAGGAGAAGCCGATCGCGCCCCGCAGATCGGTGGTGGCCGCGAGCACCGCCACCACCGCGCCCACTGCCAGCTCGGCGTGGTGCGGGACCTGATGCCGGGGATGCACGGCGGCCAGCACGCGCGGGAGATGGCCGTCCCGGGCCATCGCCAGGCCCGTCCGCGACACCCCGAGCACGAGGGCCAGCAGCGAGCCCAGCGCCGCCAGGGCCGCACCCGCCCGGACGACGGGAGTCAGTCCGGGCCACCCGGCCGCCCGCACGGCATCGGCCAGCGGAGCCGCCGAGCCCGCCAGGCCGTCGGCGCCGAGCACCGACAGCGCCGCCACCGTGACCGCGGCGTACACGAGCAGGGCGATCCCCAGCGCGAGGGGCACCGCCCGCGGGATCGTGCGTTCGGGATCGCGCACCTCCTCGCCCAGGGTGGTGATCCGGGCGTAGCCCGCGAAGGCGAAGAACAGCAGTCCGGCGCCCTGGAGCAGGCCCGGGACGACGGAGCCCCCGCCGCTGCGGCCACCGCCGCTCCAGTCCCCGCCGCCGAGCCGGGCCGCGTCGGCCGCGCCCGAGGTCAGGCAGACCACCACGACCCCGGCCAGCACGGCCAGTACCGCCGCCACGATCACCCGGGCGATCCGGGCCGACTTCTGCACCCCGCCGTAGCCCGCGGCGGTCAGTGCCACCACCGCCGCCACGGCCACCGCCCGCTCCCGGCCGGGCCACGCGTAGGCCCCGACGGTCAGGGCCATCGCCGCACAGGAGGCGGTCTTGCCGACGACGAAGCCCCAGCCCGCCAGATATCCCCAGAAGGGCCCGAGCCGCTCGCGCCCGTACACGTAGGTGCCGCCCGAGGAGGGGTAGCGGGCGGCCAGCCGCGCCGAGGAGCGCGCGTTGCAGTAGGCCACCAGGGCCGCCAGCGCGAGCGCCGCCAGGAGTGCTCCGCCGGCCGCGCGCGCCGCCGGGGCCAGCGCGGCGAAGATGCCGGCCCCGATCATCGCGCCGAGCCCGACGACGACCGCGTCGAAGACTCCCAGGGTGCGTTTCAGTTCGGTGCTCACGGGCGGAGGGTAGCCGGGCTAGATGACGCCTTCCCGGCCGGGGAGCGGCGTGCGGGCCCGTTCCCAGCCGTCGAGCGCGGTCAGGCAGGCATGGTCGAGGTGGCGCAGCCCGCTCAGGTCCAGGCGTACGGTGGAGCCGGGCGGCAGTTCGTCCAGCGCGTCCAGTTCGTCGAGGAGCTTGGGCAGCCGCAGGAAGCTGGCGTTGCCCAGGATCCGCACACACAGCTCCTCGCCCTCCCAGACCTTCTCGAGGTGCACGTGGGAGGTCTCCCAGGCCGCCTTGGCGATGGCGAGCCCCAGCCCGGCGAGGACCCCCTCGAAGAGGTTCGTGGCCACGACCGCCGAGGCCGTCGCCACCAGGACGACCGCCTCGCCCCGGTGCGTCCGCCACAGGGCGGCCACCTGGCGGGCCGGCAGCAGCTTCCAGCCGGCGTGCAGCAGCACCCCGGCCAGCGCGGCGATCGGGACGGACTCCAGCAGTCCGGGCACCGCCACGGCGAACAGCAGGAGCCAGCCGCCGTGCAGCACCCGGGAGGCCCGAGTGCGGGCGCCGGCCTCCACGTTGGCGGCGCTGCGCACGATGACGGCGGTCATCGGCAGCGCTCCGAGCATCCCGCAGAGGGTGTTCCCGACGCCCTGGGCGACCAGTTCGCGGTCGTAGTCGGTCCGGGCCCCGTCGTGCATGCGGTCCACGGCGGCCGCGCTGAAGAGCGTCTCTGCGGAGGCGATCAGCGCGAGGGCGATCACGGTGCCCGCGGCCCCGGCGGAGGCCAGCACCCCGAAGTCCCCCCAGGCGGGCGGCGAGACGGCCTGGAGGACCCCCGTCACCCGGACCCGTTCCACGGGCAGCCGCAGCACCACGGCCGCGCCGGTCGCGGCCGCCACACCGACGAGCGCCCCCGGCACCAGCCGCAGCCGGTCCGGCATCCGGCGCCAGGCCACCAGGACGGCGATGGTCCCGGCCCCGAGGGCCACGGCGGTCCAGTCGGCCCGCGCGGCCATCGATGCCGCGGCCGCCAGTTTCTCCAGGGTCCGCGCAGGGGCCTGCACGTCGGCCATGGCGTACAGCTGACCGGCGATCAGGACGAGTCCGATGCCTGCGAGCATCCCGTGCACGACGGCCACGGAGATCGCCCGGAACCACCGTCCGAGCCGCAGCACTCCCATGCACAGCTGCACCAGGCCGGCGGCCAGGACCAGTACCCCGAGCGCGGGCATCCCGTAGGTCCGCACGGCCTCGTAGACGAGCACGGTGAGCCCCGCGGCCGGTCCGCTCACCTGGAGCGAACTCCCGCGGAACCAGCCGGTGACGAGCCCGCCCACCACGCCGGTGACGATGCCCAGCTCGGCCGGTACCCCCGATGCGACGGCCACCCCGACGCAGAGCGGTAGCGCGACCAGCGCGACGACGACGGACGCGCCGAAGTCCTCGCGCAACGTGCCGGTCCCAGGCATGCGGAAACCCCCCTGTCACGGCGGTGCTGGATTCACCTCAGCGTGACGGGCGCACCCGATGTTGCCCAAGTGCCCACGGGGGGCCGCGCAGGCGCGTACGCCGCTCACGCCCGGCACACACCCACCGGGCGCCCTCACCCCGCGAACGCCGCGGCCCGGCGGTCCTCGAAGGACCGCCGGGCCGGCGTACGGGCTGATCGCAGACCTGAGTCGGTGGTCAGCGGTAGTTGACGAACTGGATCGCGAAGTCGAAGTCCTTGCCCTTGAGCAGGGCCTGGACCTCCTGGAGGTCATCGCGGCTCTTGGAGCTGACGCGCAGCTCCTCGCCCTGGACCTGGGCCTTGACGGCCTTGGGGCCCTCGTCACGGATGATCTTCGCGACCTTCTTGGCGTTCTCCTGGGAGATGCCCTCCTCGATCGTCGCGAAGATCTTGTACTCCTTGCCGGACAGCTGCGGCTCACCGGCGTCGAGCGCCTTGAGGGAGATCCCGCGCTTGACCAGCTTGGTCTCGAAGACGTCCAGGACGGCCTTGACGCGCTCCTCGGAGTTGGCCTCCATCAGGATCTTCTCGCCGGACCAGGCGATGGTGGCGCCGGTGCCCTTGAAGTCGTAGCGCTGCGAGAGTTCCTTGGCGGCCTGGTTGAGGGCGTTGTCGACCTCCTGCCGCTCGACCTTCGAGACGATGTCGAAACTGGAGTCGGCCATGTGCTGTGGCTCCTTGAAGTCGGCTGTGACTGCCCCGAAGGGCGCGGCCGGACATCCCCGGCCCGCTCGGCAAAGCCTAGCCACCGCACCCAGGTGAGGTGCTGATCAATCCGGTGGCGAAGCACCCCCGGTCATCAGGTATCGTTTACGTCGTTGCCAGGGAGCGCCGCCGAAAGGCGGAAATAATGGCAACGTCTCTTGGCGGTGTGCCCGAGTGGCCAAAGGGAGCAGACTGTAAATCTGCCGGCTCAGCCTACCCAGGTTCGAACCCTGGCGCCGCCACGCGAGTGGAGCCCCCGTATTGCGGAAACGCGATACGGGGGCTTTATCGTTCCCCGGAAAGCCCGTGTCCACCGGCGCCGGTGCAGTGCATGATGTAGGCATGATCAGGATCAGCGGCCGAAAGGGCCATGGCGCGTAAGGCGCCTTCGCAGGTCCGGTCGGACCTGCCACGCCGGTCGTCCCGAGCGGACGGCCGAGCCGTCGTTCCGGGGGTCTCCTCGCGCACCCTCGCCGAGATCGCCCGCGTCGAACGTCATCGCTACGAGCCGGGCAGGGCCCATCGCGCGCTGTCCGCCTGGCGGGCCATGGTCTACCAGCGCGGACCGTGGGTGATCTACCCGGACTGGTACGGCGACTGCCCCTGCTGCGAACCCGCCTGGAGCGGCGATCCGCGGGAGACCCTGGACGCCTTCTGCCACGTACTGACCCGCCGGGCCGCGCGGGAGCTGCGGGCCGTGCTCGCGCCGCTCGACGCGCGGTTCCTCGCCCGCACGCTCCACGATCCGTACGCCCCGCCGGGGGACCCGTGGTGGCGCCGCAGGGTGGAGACGGCGTGAAGGGCCGGGCCGTGCGGCCGCGGCGTGACCCGATCGGGGGGATCAGGCGCACCGATGCCGGATCGCGTCGTTCACCGGGGGTGAAATTTACTTCTGACACGCGCGGAAAGGTCGGCGGCGGGGTGCTTCTCGCCCTGCTCGGGGCCGGGATCCCGGCCCTGGTCGGGGCGGCGCTGCACAGCCATGTGGGGAACCCCTACCAGGAGACCCGGCTCTACTTCGGCACCGAGCGGCCGGACGGACGGCCGCCAGTCGGGGAGCGGGAGTTCATGGGCTTCCTCGACCGGGAGATCACCCCCGCCTTCCCCGAGGGGCTCACCCTCCAGGACGGGCGCGGCCAGTGGCAGCGGGACGGGAAGGTCATCCGCGAGACCTCGTACGAGGTGGTGCTGCTGTATCCGGAGAAGGAGGCCGACGAGCGCGGCGAGCGCATCGAGCGGATCCGCAAGGCGTACGAGAAGCGGTTCCAGCAGGATTCGGTCGGGCGCTCCGACGACCAGCTGACCGCCGACTTCTGACGCGACGGTTTCTGACGCGGCCGGGTTCCGACAGGCCGGGTTCCGACAGGCTGGGGCCCGACCGGCCGGGTTCCGGCTGGCCGGGTCCCGGCTGAGGCGGTCCGGCCCGGCCGGGTCCCCGGGCCGGTCAGTTGCCCGCGACGTCCTTGACCGCCACCGCGACCGGGGTCGAGCCGGAGATCAGTTCCAGGGTGAGGCCCGCGGTCGCGGGCGTCTCGATCAGTTCCGCCAGCACCGCCGCCACGTCGTCGCGCGGGATCGGCCCGCGCCCCGTCCCGGCCTCCAGGCGGACCAGTCCCGTACCCGCGTCGTCGATCAGCGCCCCGGGGCGCAGGACCGTCCACTCCAGGCCCAGACGGGTGCGGAGGTGTTCGTCGGCCTCGCCCTTGGCGCGGAGGTAGGCGTCGAAGACCTCGTCGCCCCCGCGGTGCGGGTCCGCGCCCATCGAAGAGACCATCAGGAAGCGGCGTACCCGGGCCCGTTCGGCCGCGTCCGCGAACAGCACAGCCGCGCCCCGGTCCACCGTGTCCTTGCGTCCGGCTCCGCTGCCGGGACCCGCGCCGGCCGCGAACACCGCGGCGTCCGCACCCTGCAGGATGCCCGCCACGTGTTCGACCGACGCCGATTCCAGGTCGCACAGCACCGGTTCGGCGCCCGCCTCCCTGAGGTCGTCGCCCTGTGCCGGGTCGCGGATGATGCCCGCGACCTCGTACCCGCGCGCGGCGAGCAGGCGCTCCAGCCGCAGCGCGATCTGACCGTGTCCACCCGCGATGACGATGCGCATGTCCCGACCGTACGACGAGCCGGGCCGGGGCGCCCGGGAACATGCGGTGAACGCTCAGGGACCGGGCTCCATACGGCCCTGCCGGGGCAGGTCCAGGGCCACCGCGACGGCGGAGTCGCAGTACTCCCGTACGGCACTCGTCCGGGCTACCACCCGGCCGCGGTGGATCACGATCCGGCTGTACGCCAACGAGAGCACGCTCGCGATCCGGTCCCCGCGCACCGCGAGCAGCTCGGCGGGGAAACCGGCCTCCACCCGCACCTCCGGCAGCCCCATCGCCTCGCGGGCGGCCGCGCTGACCGAGTGGTAGGCCTCGGAGGCGCGCAGCCCGCCCTGGGAGGCCAGGAGGTACGCGGCTTCGAGCGGGTCCCCGCGGCCGACCGGGTTGCCGGTGTCCCGCAGCGCGCCGCTGCCGGCCGCGACGCGGACCCCGGCGCTGCGCAGCAGCCTGACGGGGGCGGTGCGCAGGCCGCGGCGTTCCAGGGCCGCGCAATCGCCCTGCGGCAGGCAGGTGACGCGCACTCCGGCCGCGGCCAGCTGGTCGGCGGCCCGGTGCGCCACGTCCAGCGGGAGCCGGGACAGGCCGCCGCAGGGGCCGATGGAGACGCCGGGCCGCAGCCCGCCGGCCATCGCCGCGAGCCGGGCCAGGCGGGCGGGGTCGTCCCCGTCGGTGTGCAGGTCCACGGGGCAGCCGTGCTCGGCCGCCAGCTCCAGTACGGCTTCGAGGAAGCCCGTCGGGTCGGGGTCGAGGTCGGGGCAGCCGCCGATGACGGAGGCGCCCATCTTCACGGCGTCCCGCAGCATGGCGAGTCCGTCGGCCCCGGCCACCCCGGTCAGCAGCCGGGGCACGGCGACGGTGGTGAGGTCGGTGAGCCCGCGCAGGGAGCGCCGGGCCTGGAGCACGGCTTCCATGGGGCCGATCCCGTGCACGTCGCCGATGCGCACGTGGGACCGTACGGCCGTGGCTCCGTGGCCGAGCTGGAGGAGCGCGGCCTCGGTGGCGCGGCGCTGGACCTCGTCGGGGGCGTAGGAGACGGGCCCTTCGCTGTCGGCGGTCAGGGCGGTGTCCCCGTGGGCGTGGGGCTCGGCGGGGGCGGGGAGCAGGAGGTAGCCGCCGAGGTCGACGCGGGAGCCCGCGGAGGCGGGCAGGCTGCCGACGGTGCCCACGGCCTGGATCCGGCTGCCGCCGAGGCGGACGTCGACGGTGCG contains these protein-coding regions:
- a CDS encoding DUF3574 domain-containing protein; its protein translation is MLLALLGAGIPALVGAALHSHVGNPYQETRLYFGTERPDGRPPVGEREFMGFLDREITPAFPEGLTLQDGRGQWQRDGKVIRETSYEVVLLYPEKEADERGERIERIRKAYEKRFQQDSVGRSDDQLTADF
- a CDS encoding YajQ family cyclic di-GMP-binding protein, which translates into the protein MADSSFDIVSKVERQEVDNALNQAAKELSQRYDFKGTGATIAWSGEKILMEANSEERVKAVLDVFETKLVKRGISLKALDAGEPQLSGKEYKIFATIEEGISQENAKKVAKIIRDEGPKAVKAQVQGEELRVSSKSRDDLQEVQALLKGKDFDFAIQFVNYR
- a CDS encoding glycosyltransferase family 2 protein encodes the protein MSTEPSTNPSVTTTLSVVVPMYNEEDALPALVARLRPALDGMDIGYEVVAVDDGSKDRTAELLTEFQVKWPELRIVRLRGNSGHQAALTAGLHSAVGAYVASLDADLQDPPEKIPEMLGLARRDHLDIVYGVRADRSTDTGFKRRSAGAYYWLVRRLVGKQVPAQAGDFRLLSRAAVEAVKSMPDQHQVYRLLVPWLGFPSGQVTYQREERVAGETKYPLSKMIRLGLDSVINFSAAPLRLATWLGVASFFGCLLMVGATLAIYLCGKTVPGWTSLFIMMLFLGGVQLICVGLLGEYIGRIYTAVQRRPTFFVGYDSAHSASETPAEGENGR
- a CDS encoding SMI1/KNR4 family protein, with product MDETEQLLKQVAGRAHGSRQGYVGPEGPLPEPLDAGALSRAEGILGFALPPLLAGLYTRVANGGFGPEFGLMPLEQSVAAYSSMRTSAWRWPEGVLPIADFGCHMQACVDCRSESAQVLLFEPSAGEPDLAWFVDAASLADWLRGWLDGTAWFSDDSGAGEEWDLELTPWAEFRSRV
- a CDS encoding APC family permease, whose amino-acid sequence is MSTELKRTLGVFDAVVVGLGAMIGAGIFAALAPAARAAGGALLAALALAALVAYCNARSSARLAARYPSSGGTYVYGRERLGPFWGYLAGWGFVVGKTASCAAMALTVGAYAWPGRERAVAVAAVVALTAAGYGGVQKSARIARVIVAAVLAVLAGVVVVCLTSGAADAARLGGGDWSGGGRSGGGSVVPGLLQGAGLLFFAFAGYARITTLGEEVRDPERTIPRAVPLALGIALLVYAAVTVAALSVLGADGLAGSAAPLADAVRAAGWPGLTPVVRAGAALAALGSLLALVLGVSRTGLAMARDGHLPRVLAAVHPRHQVPHHAELAVGAVVAVLAATTDLRGAIGFSSFGVLAYYAIANASAWTLDSGVKDRAVAAAGLSGCVVLACALPAASAVTGAAVLALGAVAYGVRKQLRPGI
- a CDS encoding SDR family oxidoreductase, which gives rise to MRIVIAGGHGQIALRLERLLAARGYEVAGIIRDPAQGDDLREAGAEPVLCDLESASVEHVAGILQGADAAVFAAGAGPGSGAGRKDTVDRGAAVLFADAAERARVRRFLMVSSMGADPHRGGDEVFDAYLRAKGEADEHLRTRLGLEWTVLRPGALIDDAGTGLVRLEAGTGRGPIPRDDVAAVLAELIETPATAGLTLELISGSTPVAVAVKDVAGN
- a CDS encoding amidohydrolase family protein; translation: MSDSQPQQQPSHSSRGGPTGDGSPAGAAESTTLLLTGARLTDGRTVDVRLGGSRIQAVGTVGSLPASAGSRVDLGGYLLLPAPAEPHAHGDTALTADSEGPVSYAPDEVQRRATEAALLQLGHGATAVRSHVRIGDVHGIGPMEAVLQARRSLRGLTDLTTVAVPRLLTGVAGADGLAMLRDAVKMGASVIGGCPDLDPDPTGFLEAVLELAAEHGCPVDLHTDGDDPARLARLAAMAGGLRPGVSIGPCGGLSRLPLDVAHRAADQLAAAGVRVTCLPQGDCAALERRGLRTAPVRLLRSAGVRVAAGSGALRDTGNPVGRGDPLEAAYLLASQGGLRASEAYHSVSAAAREAMGLPEVRVEAGFPAELLAVRGDRIASVLSLAYSRIVIHRGRVVARTSAVREYCDSAVAVALDLPRQGRMEPGP
- a CDS encoding SulP family inorganic anion transporter, with the protein product MPGTGTLREDFGASVVVALVALPLCVGVAVASGVPAELGIVTGVVGGLVTGWFRGSSLQVSGPAAGLTVLVYEAVRTYGMPALGVLVLAAGLVQLCMGVLRLGRWFRAISVAVVHGMLAGIGLVLIAGQLYAMADVQAPARTLEKLAAAASMAARADWTAVALGAGTIAVLVAWRRMPDRLRLVPGALVGVAAATGAAVVLRLPVERVRVTGVLQAVSPPAWGDFGVLASAGAAGTVIALALIASAETLFSAAAVDRMHDGARTDYDRELVAQGVGNTLCGMLGALPMTAVIVRSAANVEAGARTRASRVLHGGWLLLFAVAVPGLLESVPIAALAGVLLHAGWKLLPARQVAALWRTHRGEAVVLVATASAVVATNLFEGVLAGLGLAIAKAAWETSHVHLEKVWEGEELCVRILGNASFLRLPKLLDELDALDELPPGSTVRLDLSGLRHLDHACLTALDGWERARTPLPGREGVI